From the Montipora capricornis isolate CH-2021 chromosome 2, ASM3666992v2, whole genome shotgun sequence genome, one window contains:
- the LOC138026660 gene encoding uncharacterized protein isoform X8: MNWVRSRCFIVIFLVNHCFVFGKGLLLPKCVKILSINVPLDDPTKAERNYGLHADKKKAVLSHHPGIFKIHKGLSVEKGTVSLESLYHPGYFLRHKNYKFHLEKKVDKPIFNKDATFFILKVTNNPALYAFELCSHPSWFMGHKNYKPYRLVLGKVNESSKEVIDSTFYLASHHCLKKKEKDTTAEKKTILVGSGTFIDEPDEDSTIVINQASKKLSETSKDPEADGEKSDKEASNSNHTEKADDDAKSDKEVSNFNFSESVSQPGKNLNPEKAGSKDTNEDVINEVEEAFRISQNSTNSTYLENLEKDIQDKVNAMAATAVGGMMNQSTADKSYKDKDEAERNIEVYKETGKSEQSHEEILKEVVGNSSKVSQENRKESVEALDHNIVGNSEGSLDENEQTMIDKDIVITGEPELNENDNIDADSHNKRPQRTAHDESSAHSKNITMLINEGIKPAKRKFNGSVDDVTVKEGSGNKTVDIKSQASADDVDRIANELVRHGVPNDSNDSSTNPWMNTLRHHNKTLRETLKELKPYDNNILYLRTCEDRFPKACEEWAAKRYCLTFGELMKRYCRRACKLCNNVLATEFTPCDKSCGGGIKLRMIKVNNRQVLQRRSCNMHNCPVNGGYTAFSNWSECSVTCGEGVRYRHRSCTNPKPQFGGHDCSRFGRPVDTMPCVKSCKELSKSKNHPAIHFGDGHYFQWTPKHRRKKPVVLHHVNKNVYRHKDHNGKNHYLQVDEEKNPYDEYQTHVVRYQGQQVAKLQCGPSKLLHYRKHVPNIPDPEDFKRSNPYKMFEDSAGEVVYDKDGVPTGTTKDIVQSYDSPYKIILQRGKNNRMKVSEQCIESDASVDPDSYWKNGAQNYEGATSLGSEQPMSDPSSRMPTVGIIPKQITDDVGTTSLGSVQPSLPETSRMTTDLTTPNRFNDNGLYEYKYQDIGEGVDDKTFDADVSDQLSRAMKKETAGITQRFLIANQDPRPTLQEELLAEKEEAWRGGKI; this comes from the exons ATGAATTGGGTAAGAAGTCGTTGCTTTATTGTGATATTTCTCGTCAATCACTGCTTCGTCTTTGGAAAAG GTCTTCTGCTGCCCAAGTGTGTCAAGATTCTCTCCATAAACGTCCCCTTGGATGACCCGACAAAAGCCGAGCGAAATTATGGCTTGCACGCAGACAAAAAGAAAGCAGTGCTTTCACATCATCCAGGAATTTTTAAGATTCATAAAGGACTTTCGGTCGAGAAAGGAACAGTATCCCTAGAGTCTCTATACCACCCTGGATACTTCTTGCgtcacaaaaattacaaattccACTTGGAGAAAAAAGTTGATAAACCAATTTTTA ACAAGGACGCCACATTCTTTATTTTGAAAGTCACAAACAACCCAGCACTTTACGCCTTCGAGCTCTGTAGTCACCCCTCGTGGTTCATGGGTCACAAGAATTACAAACCCTACAGATTGGTGTTGGGTAAAGTCAACGAATCAAGTAAAGAAGTAATAGATTCTACCTTTTATCTCGCTAGTCATCATTGCCtcaagaaaaaggagaaag ATACAACAGCGGAGAAGAAAACAATTCTTGTTGGAAGTGGTACATTTATTG ATGAGCCAGACGAAGACAGCACCATTGTAATTAATCAAGCCAGCAAGAAACTCTCAG AAACCAGTAAGGACCCAG AAGCTGATGGTGAAAAGTCAGACAAGGAAGCATCGAACTCCAACCACACAGAAA AAGCTGATGATGATGCAAAGTCAGACAAGGAAGTATCAAACTTCAATTTCTCAGAAA GTGTTTCCCAACCTGGTAAAAATTTAAATCCCGAAAAAG CTGGTTCAAAAGATACCAATGAAGATGTCATTAACGAAGTCGAAGaag cTTTCAGAATTTCCCAGAATTCAACCAATTCAACGTACTTGGAGAATCTTGAGAAAGACATCCAAGACAAAGTAAACGCCATGGCGGCAACTGCGGTGGGGGGAATGATGAACCAATCGACTGCTGATAAGAGTTACAAAGACAAAGACGAGGCAGAAAGAAATATTGAAGTATACAAGGAGACGGGCAAATCAGAGCAAAGTCatgaggaaattttaaaagaagTTGTTGGTAATTCTTCGAAAGTTAGTCAGGAGAACAGGAAAGAGAGCGTGGAAGCCCTTGATCATAACATCGTGGGAAATTCCGAAGGGTCTTTAGATGAAAATGAACAAACTATGATCGATAAGGACATTGTGATAACTGGAGAACCTGAATTGAATGAAAACGACAATATCGACGCAGACAGTCATAACAAGCGTCCGCAGAGAACTGCGCACGATGAAAGCTCTGCGCATTCCAAGAACATAACTATGCTTATCAACGAAGGCATCAAACCAGCCAAACGCAAATTTAATGGAAGTGTTGATGACGTGACTGTGAAAGAAG GGAGTGGAAACAAGACGGTTGACATTAAATCACAGGCTTCAGCAGACGATGTAGACCGCATCGCAAACGAGCTTGTACGTCACGGTGTCCCAAATGACTCCAATGACAGTAGCACCAATCCTTGGATGAATACACTGCGTCATCACAACAAAACTCTTCGGGAAACCTTAAAAGAGCTAAAGCCTTATGACAATAACATAC TTTATCTTAGAACTTGCGAGGACAGGTTTCCCAAAGCATGCGAAGAATGGGCAGCTAAGCGGTATTGCTTGACGTTTGGCGAATTAATGAAGAGATACTGTCGAAGGGCCTGCAAGCTTTGCA ATAACGTGTTAGCTACGGAATTTACACCATGTGACAAATCATGCGGCGGAGGAATCAAACTGCGCATGATCAAAGTCAATAACCGTCAAGTTTTACAACGGAGATCTTGCAACATGCATAACTGCCCAG TTAATGGTGGATACACCGCTTTTTCCAATTGGTCAGAATGCAGCGTTACATGTGGCGAGGGAGTGCGTTACCGTCACAGATCATGCACCAATCCTAAGCCGCAATTTGGTGGGCACGACTGCAGTCGCTTTGGACGTCCCGTCGACACTATGCCATGCGTCAAAAGTTGTAAAG AGCTCTCGAAAAGCAAGAATCATCCCGCCATTCACTTTG GGGACGGCCATTATTTTCAGTGGACCCCGAAGCATCGGCGGAAGAAGCCAGTCGTTCTTCATcacgtaaacaaaaatgtatACAGGCACAAAGATCATAATGGCAAAAACCATTATCTTCAAGTAG ACGAAGAAAAGAATCCATATGATGAATACCAAACACATGTAGTGCGGTATCAAGGACAACAAG tgGCCAAGTTGCAGTGCGGTCCTTCGAAGCTGCTGCATTATCGTAAGCATGTTCCAAACATTCCAGACCCCGAGGACTTCAAGAGAAGCAATCCATACAAAATGTTTGAAGATAGCGCTGGCGAAGTTGTCTACGATAAAGACGGAGTCCCAACAGGCACAACAAAGGATATAGTACAATCTTATGATTC tCCGTACAAGATTATTCTTCAAAGAGGCAAAAACAACAGAATGAAAGTCTCGGAGCAATGCATAGAGTCAG ACGCATCTGTCGACCCTGACAGTTACTGGAAAAACGGCGCCCAAAACTACG agGGTGCTACATCTTTGGGAAGTGAACAGCCTATGTCCGATCCTTCTTCGAGGATGCCGACTGTTGGAATAATCCCCAAACAAATTACGGACGATG TGGGAACAACCTCTCTTGGAAGTGTGCAGCCTTCTCTTCCTGAAACCTCGCGAATGACGACGGATCTTACGACACCAAACCGCTTCAACGATAATG GTTTATACGAATACAAATACCAGGACATTGGAGAAGGAGTGGATGACAAAACATTTG ATGCAGATGTGTCTGATCAACTGTCCAGAGCAATGAAGAAGGAAACTGCAGGAATAACCCAAAGATTTTTAATAGCAAATCAAG
- the LOC138026660 gene encoding uncharacterized protein isoform X2, translated as MNWVRSRCFIVIFLVNHCFVFGKGLLLPKCVKILSINVPLDDPTKAERNYGLHADKKKAVLSHHPGIFKIHKGLSVEKGTVSLESLYHPGYFLRHKNYKFHLEKKVDKPIFNKDATFFILKVTNNPALYAFELCSHPSWFMGHKNYKPYRLVLGKVNESSKEVIDSTFYLASHHCLKKKEKDTTAEKKTILVGSGTFIDEPDEDSTIVINQASKKLSETSKDPEADGEKSDKEASNSNHTESVSQPGKNLNPEKAGSKDTNEDVINEVEEAFRISQNSTNSTYLENLEKDIQDKVNAMAATAVGGMMNQSTADKSYKDKDEAERNIEVYKETGKSEQSHEEILKEVVGNSSKVSQENRKESVEALDHNIVGNSEGSLDENEQTMIDKDIVITGEPELNENDNIDADSHNKRPQRTAHDESSAHSKNITMLINEGIKPAKRKFNGSVDDVTVKEGTHAQKHTAYHDFEMAHKVLNKNIENLKSVLAEIEDSHANISNETNNKKPNRNEDILDLRPLFNDRKVSTGLRLSGTNLRPLFNDRKVSTGLRLSGTLSVGPFSPDLKVSKSEMSKQTTVTKLTDLPKLQFVRPNTTGIQSTIEETNPIQNTGKKEFKLAHNSGFTLKTQPVLNADSIGFHFVAGSGNKTVDIKSQASADDVDRIANELVRHGVPNDSNDSSTNPWMNTLRHHNKTLRETLKELKPYDNNILYLRTCEDRFPKACEEWAAKRYCLTFGELMKRYCRRACKLCNNVLATEFTPCDKSCGGGIKLRMIKVNNRQVLQRRSCNMHNCPVNGGYTAFSNWSECSVTCGEGVRYRHRSCTNPKPQFGGHDCSRFGRPVDTMPCVKSCKELSKSKNHPAIHFDPDDYPEYVAEEKNPKIFERGDGHYFQWTPKHRRKKPVVLHHVNKNVYRHKDHNGKNHYLQVDEEKNPYDEYQTHVVRYQGQQVAKLQCGPSKLLHYRKHVPNIPDPEDFKRSNPYKMFEDSAGEVVYDKDGVPTGTTKDIVQSYDSPYKIILQRGKNNRMKVSEQCIESDASVDPDSYWKNGAQNYEGATSLGSEQPMSDPSSRMPTVGIIPKQITDDVGTTSLGSVQPSLPETSRMTTDLTTPNRFNDNGLYEYKYQDIGEGVDDKTFDADVSDQLSRAMKKETAGITQRFLIANQDPRPTLQEELLAEKEEAWRGGKI; from the exons ATGAATTGGGTAAGAAGTCGTTGCTTTATTGTGATATTTCTCGTCAATCACTGCTTCGTCTTTGGAAAAG GTCTTCTGCTGCCCAAGTGTGTCAAGATTCTCTCCATAAACGTCCCCTTGGATGACCCGACAAAAGCCGAGCGAAATTATGGCTTGCACGCAGACAAAAAGAAAGCAGTGCTTTCACATCATCCAGGAATTTTTAAGATTCATAAAGGACTTTCGGTCGAGAAAGGAACAGTATCCCTAGAGTCTCTATACCACCCTGGATACTTCTTGCgtcacaaaaattacaaattccACTTGGAGAAAAAAGTTGATAAACCAATTTTTA ACAAGGACGCCACATTCTTTATTTTGAAAGTCACAAACAACCCAGCACTTTACGCCTTCGAGCTCTGTAGTCACCCCTCGTGGTTCATGGGTCACAAGAATTACAAACCCTACAGATTGGTGTTGGGTAAAGTCAACGAATCAAGTAAAGAAGTAATAGATTCTACCTTTTATCTCGCTAGTCATCATTGCCtcaagaaaaaggagaaag ATACAACAGCGGAGAAGAAAACAATTCTTGTTGGAAGTGGTACATTTATTG ATGAGCCAGACGAAGACAGCACCATTGTAATTAATCAAGCCAGCAAGAAACTCTCAG AAACCAGTAAGGACCCAG AAGCTGATGGTGAAAAGTCAGACAAGGAAGCATCGAACTCCAACCACACAGAAA GTGTTTCCCAACCTGGTAAAAATTTAAATCCCGAAAAAG CTGGTTCAAAAGATACCAATGAAGATGTCATTAACGAAGTCGAAGaag cTTTCAGAATTTCCCAGAATTCAACCAATTCAACGTACTTGGAGAATCTTGAGAAAGACATCCAAGACAAAGTAAACGCCATGGCGGCAACTGCGGTGGGGGGAATGATGAACCAATCGACTGCTGATAAGAGTTACAAAGACAAAGACGAGGCAGAAAGAAATATTGAAGTATACAAGGAGACGGGCAAATCAGAGCAAAGTCatgaggaaattttaaaagaagTTGTTGGTAATTCTTCGAAAGTTAGTCAGGAGAACAGGAAAGAGAGCGTGGAAGCCCTTGATCATAACATCGTGGGAAATTCCGAAGGGTCTTTAGATGAAAATGAACAAACTATGATCGATAAGGACATTGTGATAACTGGAGAACCTGAATTGAATGAAAACGACAATATCGACGCAGACAGTCATAACAAGCGTCCGCAGAGAACTGCGCACGATGAAAGCTCTGCGCATTCCAAGAACATAACTATGCTTATCAACGAAGGCATCAAACCAGCCAAACGCAAATTTAATGGAAGTGTTGATGACGTGACTGTGAAAGAAGGTACGCATGCGCAAAAGCACACAGCGTATCACGACTTTGAAATGGCCCATAAAGTTCTGAACAAAAATATCGAGAATTTGAAAAGCGTCTTGGCGGAAATCGAAGATTCGCATGCGAATATAAGTAATGAGACCAACAATAAGAAGCCGAATCGAAACGAAGACATATTGGACCTACGACCACTTTTCAACGACAGAAAAGTTTCAACTGGTCTTCGACTAAGTGGCACGAACCTACGACCACTTTTCAACGACAGAAAAGTCTCAACTGGTCTTCGACTAAGTGGCACTCTATCGGTTGGCCCCTTTTCACCTGATCTCAAAGTTTCAAAATCCGAAATGTCCAAACAAACTACAGTCACAAAGTTAACAGATCTCCCCAAGCTGCAGTTTGTGCGTCCTAACACCACTGGAATACAATCTACCATTGAAGAGACAAACCCCATTCAAAATACAGGCAAAAAGGAGTTTAAGTTGGCTCACAACAGCGGTTTTACGTTAAAAACTCAACCTGTATTAAATGCGGATTCTATTGGATTTCATTTTGTTGCAGGGAGTGGAAACAAGACGGTTGACATTAAATCACAGGCTTCAGCAGACGATGTAGACCGCATCGCAAACGAGCTTGTACGTCACGGTGTCCCAAATGACTCCAATGACAGTAGCACCAATCCTTGGATGAATACACTGCGTCATCACAACAAAACTCTTCGGGAAACCTTAAAAGAGCTAAAGCCTTATGACAATAACATAC TTTATCTTAGAACTTGCGAGGACAGGTTTCCCAAAGCATGCGAAGAATGGGCAGCTAAGCGGTATTGCTTGACGTTTGGCGAATTAATGAAGAGATACTGTCGAAGGGCCTGCAAGCTTTGCA ATAACGTGTTAGCTACGGAATTTACACCATGTGACAAATCATGCGGCGGAGGAATCAAACTGCGCATGATCAAAGTCAATAACCGTCAAGTTTTACAACGGAGATCTTGCAACATGCATAACTGCCCAG TTAATGGTGGATACACCGCTTTTTCCAATTGGTCAGAATGCAGCGTTACATGTGGCGAGGGAGTGCGTTACCGTCACAGATCATGCACCAATCCTAAGCCGCAATTTGGTGGGCACGACTGCAGTCGCTTTGGACGTCCCGTCGACACTATGCCATGCGTCAAAAGTTGTAAAG AGCTCTCGAAAAGCAAGAATCATCCCGCCATTCACTTTG ATCCTGATGATTATCCGGAATATGTGGCCGAAGAGAAAAATCCAAAGATTTTTGAGAGGG GGGACGGCCATTATTTTCAGTGGACCCCGAAGCATCGGCGGAAGAAGCCAGTCGTTCTTCATcacgtaaacaaaaatgtatACAGGCACAAAGATCATAATGGCAAAAACCATTATCTTCAAGTAG ACGAAGAAAAGAATCCATATGATGAATACCAAACACATGTAGTGCGGTATCAAGGACAACAAG tgGCCAAGTTGCAGTGCGGTCCTTCGAAGCTGCTGCATTATCGTAAGCATGTTCCAAACATTCCAGACCCCGAGGACTTCAAGAGAAGCAATCCATACAAAATGTTTGAAGATAGCGCTGGCGAAGTTGTCTACGATAAAGACGGAGTCCCAACAGGCACAACAAAGGATATAGTACAATCTTATGATTC tCCGTACAAGATTATTCTTCAAAGAGGCAAAAACAACAGAATGAAAGTCTCGGAGCAATGCATAGAGTCAG ACGCATCTGTCGACCCTGACAGTTACTGGAAAAACGGCGCCCAAAACTACG agGGTGCTACATCTTTGGGAAGTGAACAGCCTATGTCCGATCCTTCTTCGAGGATGCCGACTGTTGGAATAATCCCCAAACAAATTACGGACGATG TGGGAACAACCTCTCTTGGAAGTGTGCAGCCTTCTCTTCCTGAAACCTCGCGAATGACGACGGATCTTACGACACCAAACCGCTTCAACGATAATG GTTTATACGAATACAAATACCAGGACATTGGAGAAGGAGTGGATGACAAAACATTTG ATGCAGATGTGTCTGATCAACTGTCCAGAGCAATGAAGAAGGAAACTGCAGGAATAACCCAAAGATTTTTAATAGCAAATCAAG
- the LOC138026660 gene encoding uncharacterized protein isoform X1 has protein sequence MNWVRSRCFIVIFLVNHCFVFGKGLLLPKCVKILSINVPLDDPTKAERNYGLHADKKKAVLSHHPGIFKIHKGLSVEKGTVSLESLYHPGYFLRHKNYKFHLEKKVDKPIFNKDATFFILKVTNNPALYAFELCSHPSWFMGHKNYKPYRLVLGKVNESSKEVIDSTFYLASHHCLKKKEKDTTAEKKTILVGSGTFIDEPDEDSTIVINQASKKLSETSKDPEADGEKSDKEASNSNHTEKADDDAKSDKEVSNFNFSESVSQPGKNLNPEKAGSKDTNEDVINEVEEAFRISQNSTNSTYLENLEKDIQDKVNAMAATAVGGMMNQSTADKSYKDKDEAERNIEVYKETGKSEQSHEEILKEVVGNSSKVSQENRKESVEALDHNIVGNSEGSLDENEQTMIDKDIVITGEPELNENDNIDADSHNKRPQRTAHDESSAHSKNITMLINEGIKPAKRKFNGSVDDVTVKEGTHAQKHTAYHDFEMAHKVLNKNIENLKSVLAEIEDSHANISNETNNKKPNRNEDILDLRPLFNDRKVSTGLRLSGTNLRPLFNDRKVSTGLRLSGTLSVGPFSPDLKVSKSEMSKQTTVTKLTDLPKLQFVRPNTTGIQSTIEETNPIQNTGKKEFKLAHNSGFTLKTQPVLNADSIGFHFVAGSGNKTVDIKSQASADDVDRIANELVRHGVPNDSNDSSTNPWMNTLRHHNKTLRETLKELKPYDNNILYLRTCEDRFPKACEEWAAKRYCLTFGELMKRYCRRACKLCNNVLATEFTPCDKSCGGGIKLRMIKVNNRQVLQRRSCNMHNCPVNGGYTAFSNWSECSVTCGEGVRYRHRSCTNPKPQFGGHDCSRFGRPVDTMPCVKSCKELSKSKNHPAIHFDPDDYPEYVAEEKNPKIFERGDGHYFQWTPKHRRKKPVVLHHVNKNVYRHKDHNGKNHYLQVDEEKNPYDEYQTHVVRYQGQQVAKLQCGPSKLLHYRKHVPNIPDPEDFKRSNPYKMFEDSAGEVVYDKDGVPTGTTKDIVQSYDSPYKIILQRGKNNRMKVSEQCIESDASVDPDSYWKNGAQNYEGATSLGSEQPMSDPSSRMPTVGIIPKQITDDVGTTSLGSVQPSLPETSRMTTDLTTPNRFNDNGLYEYKYQDIGEGVDDKTFDADVSDQLSRAMKKETAGITQRFLIANQDPRPTLQEELLAEKEEAWRGGKI, from the exons ATGAATTGGGTAAGAAGTCGTTGCTTTATTGTGATATTTCTCGTCAATCACTGCTTCGTCTTTGGAAAAG GTCTTCTGCTGCCCAAGTGTGTCAAGATTCTCTCCATAAACGTCCCCTTGGATGACCCGACAAAAGCCGAGCGAAATTATGGCTTGCACGCAGACAAAAAGAAAGCAGTGCTTTCACATCATCCAGGAATTTTTAAGATTCATAAAGGACTTTCGGTCGAGAAAGGAACAGTATCCCTAGAGTCTCTATACCACCCTGGATACTTCTTGCgtcacaaaaattacaaattccACTTGGAGAAAAAAGTTGATAAACCAATTTTTA ACAAGGACGCCACATTCTTTATTTTGAAAGTCACAAACAACCCAGCACTTTACGCCTTCGAGCTCTGTAGTCACCCCTCGTGGTTCATGGGTCACAAGAATTACAAACCCTACAGATTGGTGTTGGGTAAAGTCAACGAATCAAGTAAAGAAGTAATAGATTCTACCTTTTATCTCGCTAGTCATCATTGCCtcaagaaaaaggagaaag ATACAACAGCGGAGAAGAAAACAATTCTTGTTGGAAGTGGTACATTTATTG ATGAGCCAGACGAAGACAGCACCATTGTAATTAATCAAGCCAGCAAGAAACTCTCAG AAACCAGTAAGGACCCAG AAGCTGATGGTGAAAAGTCAGACAAGGAAGCATCGAACTCCAACCACACAGAAA AAGCTGATGATGATGCAAAGTCAGACAAGGAAGTATCAAACTTCAATTTCTCAGAAA GTGTTTCCCAACCTGGTAAAAATTTAAATCCCGAAAAAG CTGGTTCAAAAGATACCAATGAAGATGTCATTAACGAAGTCGAAGaag cTTTCAGAATTTCCCAGAATTCAACCAATTCAACGTACTTGGAGAATCTTGAGAAAGACATCCAAGACAAAGTAAACGCCATGGCGGCAACTGCGGTGGGGGGAATGATGAACCAATCGACTGCTGATAAGAGTTACAAAGACAAAGACGAGGCAGAAAGAAATATTGAAGTATACAAGGAGACGGGCAAATCAGAGCAAAGTCatgaggaaattttaaaagaagTTGTTGGTAATTCTTCGAAAGTTAGTCAGGAGAACAGGAAAGAGAGCGTGGAAGCCCTTGATCATAACATCGTGGGAAATTCCGAAGGGTCTTTAGATGAAAATGAACAAACTATGATCGATAAGGACATTGTGATAACTGGAGAACCTGAATTGAATGAAAACGACAATATCGACGCAGACAGTCATAACAAGCGTCCGCAGAGAACTGCGCACGATGAAAGCTCTGCGCATTCCAAGAACATAACTATGCTTATCAACGAAGGCATCAAACCAGCCAAACGCAAATTTAATGGAAGTGTTGATGACGTGACTGTGAAAGAAGGTACGCATGCGCAAAAGCACACAGCGTATCACGACTTTGAAATGGCCCATAAAGTTCTGAACAAAAATATCGAGAATTTGAAAAGCGTCTTGGCGGAAATCGAAGATTCGCATGCGAATATAAGTAATGAGACCAACAATAAGAAGCCGAATCGAAACGAAGACATATTGGACCTACGACCACTTTTCAACGACAGAAAAGTTTCAACTGGTCTTCGACTAAGTGGCACGAACCTACGACCACTTTTCAACGACAGAAAAGTCTCAACTGGTCTTCGACTAAGTGGCACTCTATCGGTTGGCCCCTTTTCACCTGATCTCAAAGTTTCAAAATCCGAAATGTCCAAACAAACTACAGTCACAAAGTTAACAGATCTCCCCAAGCTGCAGTTTGTGCGTCCTAACACCACTGGAATACAATCTACCATTGAAGAGACAAACCCCATTCAAAATACAGGCAAAAAGGAGTTTAAGTTGGCTCACAACAGCGGTTTTACGTTAAAAACTCAACCTGTATTAAATGCGGATTCTATTGGATTTCATTTTGTTGCAGGGAGTGGAAACAAGACGGTTGACATTAAATCACAGGCTTCAGCAGACGATGTAGACCGCATCGCAAACGAGCTTGTACGTCACGGTGTCCCAAATGACTCCAATGACAGTAGCACCAATCCTTGGATGAATACACTGCGTCATCACAACAAAACTCTTCGGGAAACCTTAAAAGAGCTAAAGCCTTATGACAATAACATAC TTTATCTTAGAACTTGCGAGGACAGGTTTCCCAAAGCATGCGAAGAATGGGCAGCTAAGCGGTATTGCTTGACGTTTGGCGAATTAATGAAGAGATACTGTCGAAGGGCCTGCAAGCTTTGCA ATAACGTGTTAGCTACGGAATTTACACCATGTGACAAATCATGCGGCGGAGGAATCAAACTGCGCATGATCAAAGTCAATAACCGTCAAGTTTTACAACGGAGATCTTGCAACATGCATAACTGCCCAG TTAATGGTGGATACACCGCTTTTTCCAATTGGTCAGAATGCAGCGTTACATGTGGCGAGGGAGTGCGTTACCGTCACAGATCATGCACCAATCCTAAGCCGCAATTTGGTGGGCACGACTGCAGTCGCTTTGGACGTCCCGTCGACACTATGCCATGCGTCAAAAGTTGTAAAG AGCTCTCGAAAAGCAAGAATCATCCCGCCATTCACTTTG ATCCTGATGATTATCCGGAATATGTGGCCGAAGAGAAAAATCCAAAGATTTTTGAGAGGG GGGACGGCCATTATTTTCAGTGGACCCCGAAGCATCGGCGGAAGAAGCCAGTCGTTCTTCATcacgtaaacaaaaatgtatACAGGCACAAAGATCATAATGGCAAAAACCATTATCTTCAAGTAG ACGAAGAAAAGAATCCATATGATGAATACCAAACACATGTAGTGCGGTATCAAGGACAACAAG tgGCCAAGTTGCAGTGCGGTCCTTCGAAGCTGCTGCATTATCGTAAGCATGTTCCAAACATTCCAGACCCCGAGGACTTCAAGAGAAGCAATCCATACAAAATGTTTGAAGATAGCGCTGGCGAAGTTGTCTACGATAAAGACGGAGTCCCAACAGGCACAACAAAGGATATAGTACAATCTTATGATTC tCCGTACAAGATTATTCTTCAAAGAGGCAAAAACAACAGAATGAAAGTCTCGGAGCAATGCATAGAGTCAG ACGCATCTGTCGACCCTGACAGTTACTGGAAAAACGGCGCCCAAAACTACG agGGTGCTACATCTTTGGGAAGTGAACAGCCTATGTCCGATCCTTCTTCGAGGATGCCGACTGTTGGAATAATCCCCAAACAAATTACGGACGATG TGGGAACAACCTCTCTTGGAAGTGTGCAGCCTTCTCTTCCTGAAACCTCGCGAATGACGACGGATCTTACGACACCAAACCGCTTCAACGATAATG GTTTATACGAATACAAATACCAGGACATTGGAGAAGGAGTGGATGACAAAACATTTG ATGCAGATGTGTCTGATCAACTGTCCAGAGCAATGAAGAAGGAAACTGCAGGAATAACCCAAAGATTTTTAATAGCAAATCAAG